One window of Candidatus Eisenbacteria bacterium genomic DNA carries:
- the bamD gene encoding outer membrane protein assembly factor BamD codes for MFRSVRTALAGAVFAALLAGCGAAVVPQIMNDASRLPLARQLYDKGDYTLAAQVLSSYAQSGAGNADIDEAVYLLGLTYLRQRDWANAQVQFERVLREYPESDSASSASYQLGEALFGQSRKSDFDQEFTLKALGQWQEFEKSWPASPYTSLARERIGECRARLARKLWRTGDLYLKQAYYAPAKLYFRSVIEQYSDTPLYGDALIGLALADARLGQKDSALTVLRGLVTDFAGKPLGEQAGKALRKVEKWPAEGDRRGKRHRMIEPSQTPAPVTPSSTGGISGTP; via the coding sequence GTGTTTCGTTCCGTTCGCACCGCGCTCGCGGGGGCCGTGTTCGCGGCGCTGCTGGCCGGCTGCGGCGCCGCTGTCGTGCCGCAGATCATGAACGACGCGAGCCGCCTGCCGCTGGCACGCCAGCTCTACGACAAGGGCGACTACACGCTCGCCGCCCAGGTGCTCTCGTCCTACGCGCAGTCCGGCGCCGGCAACGCGGACATCGACGAGGCGGTCTACCTGCTCGGCCTGACCTACCTGCGCCAGCGGGACTGGGCGAACGCGCAGGTCCAGTTCGAGCGCGTGCTGCGTGAGTACCCCGAAAGCGACAGCGCGTCGTCGGCCTCCTACCAGCTCGGCGAGGCGCTGTTCGGCCAGTCGCGCAAGTCGGACTTCGACCAGGAGTTCACGCTCAAGGCGCTCGGGCAGTGGCAGGAGTTCGAGAAGAGCTGGCCGGCGAGCCCGTACACGTCCCTCGCGCGCGAACGCATCGGCGAATGCCGCGCGCGACTCGCGCGCAAGCTGTGGCGAACCGGCGACCTGTACCTCAAGCAGGCGTACTACGCGCCGGCCAAGCTGTACTTCCGCAGCGTCATCGAGCAGTACTCGGACACCCCCCTGTACGGCGACGCGCTCATCGGCCTCGCGCTCGCCGACGCGCGGCTCGGCCAGAAGGACAGCGCGCTGACCGTGCTGCGCGGCCTCGTCACCGACTTCGCCGGCAAGCCGCTCGGCGAGCAGGCCGGCAAGGCGCTGCGCAAGGTCGAGAAGTGGCCCGCCGAGGGCGATCGGCGGGGGAAGCGGCACCGGATGATCGAGCCCTCGCAGACCCCGGCGCCCGTGACGCCCAGCTCGACCGGCGGGATCTCGGGAACGCCGTGA
- a CDS encoding nicotinate-nucleotide adenylyltransferase, whose protein sequence is MTAARRPRLAGVRRLGVFGGTFDPPHVGHLALAERAREELRLDRVLFVPAGTPPHKSAARASVAHRLAMTRAAVRGNPAFALSTIETRRAGPSYTADTLAAIARAHPRARLFLLMGADMYATFDSWARPDEIAALATLVVALRPGVKPPRDSRAATRGRGVRRLSNPALEVSSSALRTVAARGRSLRYLVPDAVARYVAKHRLYRRSR, encoded by the coding sequence GTGACCGCGGCGCGACGCCCGCGGCTCGCCGGAGTCCGCCGGCTGGGAGTGTTCGGCGGAACCTTCGATCCCCCGCACGTCGGCCACCTCGCGCTCGCCGAACGGGCCCGCGAGGAGTTGCGGCTCGATCGCGTGCTGTTCGTTCCCGCCGGCACGCCGCCGCACAAGTCGGCCGCGCGCGCGAGCGTCGCGCATCGCCTCGCCATGACGCGCGCCGCCGTGCGCGGCAACCCGGCATTCGCGCTGTCCACGATCGAGACCCGGCGCGCGGGCCCGTCGTACACCGCCGACACCCTTGCGGCGATCGCGCGCGCGCACCCGCGCGCCCGGCTGTTCCTGCTGATGGGCGCCGACATGTACGCGACGTTCGACTCGTGGGCGCGGCCGGACGAGATCGCGGCCCTCGCGACCCTGGTGGTGGCGCTGCGGCCCGGCGTGAAGCCGCCGCGGGACTCGCGCGCCGCGACGCGCGGGCGGGGAGTGCGCCGGCTCTCGAACCCGGCCCTCGAGGTGTCCTCGAGCGCCCTGCGGACCGTGGCCGCGCGCGGCCGGTCGCTGCGCTACCTCGTGCCCGACGCGGTCGCGCGCTACGTCGCGAAGCACCGCCTGTACCGGCGGAGCCGATGA
- a CDS encoding class I SAM-dependent methyltransferase produces the protein MTYRPAEYWERTLAEQFDLRGTGEPGLSLAYNRACYALRRQVLDGALAGAGLDPRGKRVLDVGCGTGFWTAYYTGRGANYTGLDIAPTSIAKLRAAYPDARFVLADVGEAEIEGTYDLVNVFDVLYHVTDDARWESALTRLARAVASGGALLVTDLFSAPAGLAEHNKMRPLERYRAVLDASGARFELAPLVPTHVLLNRHLGFWRFLNRFPGLLLAMDRTLLALGARPGRGTNRLLVAKRLG, from the coding sequence ATGACCTACCGGCCGGCCGAGTACTGGGAGCGGACGCTCGCGGAGCAGTTCGACCTGCGCGGCACCGGCGAGCCCGGGCTGTCGCTCGCCTACAACCGCGCCTGCTACGCGCTGCGCCGCCAGGTGCTCGACGGCGCGCTCGCCGGCGCCGGGCTCGATCCGAGAGGGAAGCGGGTGCTCGACGTCGGCTGCGGCACCGGCTTCTGGACCGCCTACTACACCGGCCGCGGCGCGAACTACACGGGGCTCGACATCGCGCCGACCAGCATCGCGAAGCTGCGAGCGGCCTACCCGGACGCGCGCTTCGTGCTCGCGGACGTCGGTGAAGCCGAGATCGAGGGCACCTACGACCTCGTCAACGTCTTCGACGTGCTCTATCACGTCACCGACGACGCGAGGTGGGAGTCCGCGTTGACCCGCCTCGCGCGCGCGGTGGCTTCCGGCGGAGCGCTGCTCGTCACCGATCTCTTCAGCGCGCCGGCGGGCCTCGCCGAGCACAACAAGATGCGGCCGCTCGAACGCTACCGCGCCGTGCTCGATGCGAGCGGCGCGCGCTTCGAGCTCGCGCCGCTCGTGCCCACCCACGTGCTGCTGAACCGCCACCTCGGCTTCTGGCGGTTCCTGAACCGGTTCCCCGGCCTGCTGCTGGCCATGGACCGGACGCTGCTCGCGCTGGGCGCGAGACCCGGGCGCGGCACGAACCGCCTGCTGGTGGCGAAGCGCCTCGGGTAG
- the polA gene encoding DNA polymerase I, which translates to MPRLVVLDALGLVYRAYYAFIGRPLRNSRGENTSAIFGFANTALKLRRELSPDLWALAWDGPGPTFRHELYPEYKAHRPPMPDDLHSQLDPIEHLARAIGLPVIEQSGMEADDVMGTLARAGAAAGYDVVLVTGDKDMLQLVNDRVLVLAPQGKGDDLKAMTADEVRARWGVGPERIRDVLALMGDSSDNIPGVPGVGEKTAVELLGRFGSLEELYGRLAEVTKPALKARLEANRELALLSRELATIRTDLDLGLTLDELAVAPIRRDELLAFAQHWEVRRLEAVAREQGVADGEAGAPVAARPAGRRGTAAEQREEPPPGPASLAAEFGRPGIAPPATPLPAVLVRAAQGDLFTAAAEADGGVSLAALEAKVHEVRARGLHGVAVVPVFTGDAARHAALVGIALASRDGRTAYLPLAHEAGPNFTLAQARSWLGMLFADATAGKVAHDLKRDTHVLAAHQLPLAGGVFDLHLGSFLCDPAREHSLEALARDVLGVELAPLEPAARGRARTGPGALPVGVVADAAERRAAACFPLADALRAQLEAREQWSLYEKLEHPLIEVLVAMESAGIALDAGVLATQSASAAAGIAELEAKLHELAGEPINLASGPQLGRLLFEKLKLPASKRTKTGWSTDSEVLEGLAASHDFPRLLLEWRALAKLKSTYLDALPLAVDPADGRVHTTFEQTGAATGRLASLDPNLQNIPIRTPLGRAIRRAFVAAPGCELVGADYSQIELRVMAHLSGDPGLLEAFRAGEDVHAATARRIFKVAGEVPAELRSRAKVVNFGVMYGMGSRSLAQQMGIELKEAKEFIDGYFTAYAGVRRYLDRTLEEARERGYVQTLLGRRRWLPQLRGGGMERSMAERVAINTPIQGSAADLVKLAMLRVHAALGRSGTGARLLLQVHDELLIEAPAAAAERVGALVRREMEGCFELSVPLTVSLGRGATWYDVH; encoded by the coding sequence ATGCCCCGCCTCGTCGTCCTCGACGCGCTCGGTCTCGTCTACCGTGCCTACTACGCGTTCATCGGCCGGCCGCTGCGCAACAGCCGCGGCGAAAACACGTCGGCCATCTTCGGCTTCGCGAACACCGCGCTCAAGCTCCGGCGCGAGCTGAGCCCCGACCTGTGGGCGCTCGCGTGGGACGGTCCCGGCCCCACGTTCCGCCACGAGCTCTACCCGGAGTACAAGGCCCACCGGCCGCCCATGCCGGACGATCTGCACTCGCAGCTCGACCCGATCGAACATCTCGCGCGGGCCATCGGCCTGCCGGTGATCGAGCAGTCGGGCATGGAGGCGGACGACGTGATGGGGACGCTCGCGCGCGCCGGCGCGGCGGCCGGTTACGACGTGGTGCTCGTGACGGGCGACAAGGACATGCTGCAGCTCGTGAACGACCGCGTGCTCGTGCTCGCGCCCCAGGGCAAGGGCGACGACCTGAAGGCGATGACGGCCGACGAGGTGCGGGCCCGGTGGGGGGTGGGTCCCGAGCGCATTCGCGACGTGCTCGCGCTGATGGGCGACTCGTCGGACAACATCCCGGGCGTGCCCGGCGTCGGCGAGAAGACCGCGGTGGAGCTGCTGGGCCGCTTCGGTTCGCTCGAGGAACTCTACGGGCGGCTCGCCGAGGTGACGAAGCCGGCGCTCAAGGCCCGGCTCGAGGCGAACCGCGAGCTGGCGCTGCTGTCGCGCGAACTCGCGACCATCCGCACGGACCTCGACCTCGGCCTCACGCTCGACGAGCTCGCCGTCGCGCCCATCCGGCGCGACGAGCTGCTGGCGTTCGCGCAGCACTGGGAGGTGCGCCGGCTCGAGGCGGTCGCGCGCGAGCAGGGGGTCGCGGACGGGGAGGCGGGGGCGCCGGTCGCGGCGCGTCCGGCCGGGCGACGCGGCACGGCCGCCGAGCAGCGCGAGGAGCCGCCGCCGGGGCCGGCTTCGCTCGCCGCGGAGTTCGGCCGTCCCGGCATCGCGCCGCCCGCGACGCCGCTGCCGGCGGTGCTTGTGCGCGCCGCGCAGGGCGACCTGTTCACCGCCGCCGCCGAGGCGGACGGCGGTGTCTCGCTCGCCGCCCTCGAGGCGAAGGTGCACGAAGTCCGCGCGCGCGGGCTGCACGGCGTCGCGGTCGTACCGGTCTTCACCGGCGACGCCGCGCGACACGCCGCCCTGGTCGGAATCGCGCTCGCTTCGCGCGACGGCCGGACGGCCTACCTGCCGCTCGCGCACGAGGCCGGCCCCAACTTCACGCTCGCGCAGGCCCGGTCGTGGCTGGGGATGCTGTTCGCCGACGCCACGGCCGGCAAGGTCGCGCACGACCTGAAGCGCGACACGCACGTGCTGGCCGCCCACCAGCTGCCGCTCGCGGGCGGGGTGTTCGATCTGCACCTCGGCTCGTTCCTTTGCGACCCGGCGCGCGAGCACTCGCTCGAGGCGCTGGCGCGCGACGTGCTCGGCGTCGAGCTGGCGCCGCTCGAACCGGCGGCGCGCGGGCGCGCCCGCACCGGGCCGGGGGCGCTGCCGGTCGGCGTCGTCGCGGACGCAGCCGAACGCCGCGCGGCCGCCTGCTTCCCGCTCGCCGACGCGCTGCGCGCCCAGCTCGAGGCCCGCGAGCAGTGGTCGCTCTACGAGAAGCTCGAGCACCCGCTCATCGAGGTTCTGGTGGCGATGGAGAGCGCCGGCATCGCACTCGACGCCGGCGTGCTCGCCACGCAGTCGGCTTCCGCCGCGGCCGGGATCGCGGAGCTGGAGGCGAAACTGCACGAGCTGGCCGGTGAGCCCATCAACCTCGCGAGCGGGCCGCAGCTCGGCCGGCTGCTGTTCGAGAAGCTGAAGCTGCCGGCGAGCAAGCGGACCAAGACCGGCTGGTCCACGGACTCCGAAGTGCTCGAGGGCCTGGCGGCGAGCCACGACTTTCCGCGCCTGCTGCTCGAGTGGCGCGCGCTCGCCAAGCTCAAGTCCACCTATCTCGACGCCCTGCCGCTGGCGGTGGACCCGGCCGACGGTCGCGTGCACACGACCTTCGAGCAGACCGGCGCCGCCACCGGGCGGCTCGCTTCGCTCGACCCGAATCTGCAGAACATTCCCATCCGCACGCCCCTCGGCCGCGCGATCCGGCGCGCGTTCGTCGCGGCGCCCGGTTGCGAGCTCGTCGGCGCCGACTATTCGCAGATCGAGCTGCGCGTCATGGCGCATCTCTCGGGTGATCCCGGCCTGCTCGAGGCGTTCCGCGCCGGCGAGGACGTGCACGCCGCGACCGCCCGCCGCATCTTCAAGGTCGCCGGCGAAGTTCCGGCGGAGCTGCGCTCGCGCGCCAAGGTCGTCAACTTCGGCGTCATGTACGGCATGGGCTCGCGCAGCCTCGCGCAGCAGATGGGCATCGAGCTCAAGGAGGCGAAGGAATTCATCGACGGCTACTTCACCGCCTACGCGGGCGTGCGCCGCTACCTCGACCGCACGCTCGAGGAGGCGCGCGAGCGGGGCTATGTCCAGACGCTGCTGGGCCGCCGCCGCTGGCTGCCGCAGTTGCGCGGCGGCGGCATGGAGCGCTCGATGGCCGAGCGCGTCGCCATCAACACGCCGATCCAGGGATCGGCGGCCGACCTCGTCAAGCTGGCGATGCTGCGCGTGCACGCCGCGCTCGGCCGCAGCGGCACGGGCGCCCGGCTGCTGCTGCAGGTGCACGACGAGCTGCTGATCGAAGCGCCGGCCGCCGCGGCCGAGCGCGTCGGGGCGCTGGTCCGGCGCGAAATGGAAGGCTGCTTCGAGCTCTCGGTGCCGCTCACGGTTTCGCTCGGGCGGGGTGCGACGTGGTACGACGTGCACTGA
- a CDS encoding dephospho-CoA kinase, with protein sequence MTHAPESRQPGRPRRAPASDGLLIVGLVGRAGSGKSTVAAALAARGALVLDADRIGHEVTDTDPAVREEMLSEFGPAVYLDDGRLNRRLVAARVFADARALEWLNGLVHPRILRRLRDRLAALPAEGHRGPVVIDAALMLDWAFERECDAVIAVVAPEEAQVERLVRARGWSEAEARRRLAAQRTNASFAAAADEVIDNRGSESALATAAAEALERLRQARSGRLN encoded by the coding sequence ATGACGCACGCCCCGGAGTCCCGGCAACCCGGGCGGCCCCGCCGCGCGCCGGCTTCCGACGGACTGCTCATCGTCGGCCTCGTCGGCCGCGCCGGCAGCGGCAAGAGCACCGTCGCCGCGGCGCTCGCGGCGCGCGGCGCGCTCGTGCTCGACGCCGACCGCATCGGGCACGAGGTCACCGATACCGATCCGGCGGTGCGCGAGGAAATGCTGAGCGAGTTCGGCCCGGCGGTCTACCTCGACGACGGCCGGCTCAATCGCCGCCTCGTCGCCGCACGCGTGTTCGCCGACGCGCGCGCGCTCGAGTGGCTGAACGGCCTCGTGCACCCGCGCATCCTGCGCCGGCTGCGCGATCGGCTCGCGGCCCTGCCCGCCGAGGGTCACCGCGGGCCGGTCGTGATCGACGCCGCGCTGATGCTCGACTGGGCGTTCGAGCGCGAGTGCGACGCGGTGATCGCGGTCGTCGCGCCCGAGGAGGCGCAGGTCGAGCGGCTGGTGCGCGCACGCGGCTGGAGCGAGGCCGAAGCCAGGCGCCGGCTCGCGGCCCAGCGGACGAACGCGTCCTTCGCGGCCGCCGCCGACGAGGTGATCGACAACCGCGGCAGCGAGTCCGCGCTGGCGACCGCGGCGGCCGAGGCCCTCGAGCGGCTCCGGCAGGCGCGGTCGGGCCGCCTCAATTAG
- the prfB gene encoding peptide chain release factor 2 — protein sequence MTAFEAKMAEPGFWDRPEDAQKVVARLKTAKRTLDDWGGRDSAQRNLSELLELAEAEGDEAMLGEVEKELGALEAQVADLETRSLLSGPHDQLGAIVIIHPGAGGTESQDWAEMLMRMYQRWAERRGYPVSILDYQAGDEAGIKDATLAIDGEYAYGYLKAESGVHRLVRISPYDANARRHTSFSSISVLPMLDDTIKVEIAPGDLRIDTMRAGGAGGQHVNKTESAVRITHLPSGIVVQSQAERSQHRNKDAAMKILMARLFVLKEQEARAKTDALAGPKKDIDFGSQIRSYVLQPYTMANDHRTETKIGDVHGVLDGGIDPFIDAWLKAQQPSKENA from the coding sequence GTGACCGCCTTCGAGGCGAAGATGGCCGAGCCCGGCTTCTGGGACCGGCCCGAGGACGCGCAGAAGGTCGTCGCGCGCCTCAAGACGGCCAAGCGCACGCTGGACGACTGGGGCGGGCGCGATTCGGCGCAACGCAATCTCTCCGAGTTGCTGGAACTGGCCGAGGCCGAGGGCGACGAGGCGATGCTCGGCGAGGTCGAGAAGGAACTCGGGGCGCTCGAGGCGCAGGTCGCGGACCTCGAAACCCGCAGCCTGCTCTCGGGCCCGCACGACCAGCTCGGCGCGATCGTGATCATCCATCCCGGCGCCGGCGGCACCGAGTCGCAGGACTGGGCCGAAATGCTCATGCGCATGTACCAGCGCTGGGCCGAGCGTCGGGGCTACCCGGTCTCGATCCTCGACTACCAGGCCGGTGACGAGGCGGGCATCAAGGACGCGACACTCGCGATCGACGGCGAATACGCCTACGGCTATCTCAAGGCCGAGTCGGGCGTGCACCGTCTGGTCCGCATCTCGCCCTACGACGCGAACGCGCGCCGGCACACCTCGTTCTCCAGCATTTCGGTGCTGCCGATGCTGGACGACACCATCAAGGTCGAGATCGCGCCCGGCGATTTGCGCATCGACACCATGCGCGCCGGCGGCGCGGGCGGCCAGCACGTCAACAAGACGGAGTCCGCGGTCCGCATCACGCACCTGCCGAGCGGGATCGTCGTCCAGTCGCAGGCCGAACGCAGCCAGCACCGCAACAAGGACGCGGCCATGAAGATCCTCATGGCGCGCCTGTTCGTGCTGAAGGAGCAGGAGGCCCGGGCCAAGACCGACGCGCTCGCCGGCCCGAAGAAGGACATCGACTTCGGCAGCCAGATCCGTTCGTACGTGCTGCAGCCCTACACGATGGCGAACGATCACCGCACCGAGACGAAGATCGGCGACGTGCACGGGGTGCTGGACGGCGGCATCGATCCGTTCATCGACGCGTGGCTCAAGGCCCAGCAGCCGAGCAAGGAGAACGCATGA
- a CDS encoding phosphomannomutase/phosphoglucomutase, whose translation MIPGHIFREYDIRGLHATELTDETAEAVGRAFATILRREGGARAALGRDVRPSSVRLAAAAERGMLAAGLHVERVGTVPTPALYYAVAARGLDGGMQITGSHNPPEFNGFKMTKRKLPLYGAEIQQMRERIASGDLDLGQGGWSDRPILDEYRAMLIERCRSPRGLRVVMDCGNGCAGTVVPQVFERMGHTVHPLFAELDGTFPNHLPDPTVPALLVDLQKKVAETGADFGIGFDGDADRIGAVTGSGRIVWGDQLLALFARDVLARVPGAEIIFDVKCSQALAEDIAAHGGRPVMWKTGHSLIKKRLHETGAPIAGEMSGHMFFNEGFFGFDDALFAAGRLLRYVASTGRSLDELVASLPQYCSTPETRLECPEERKFQIPEEMKREFAGRYRVIDIDGARVEFGDGWGLVRASNTQPVVVVRFEARTPERLAEIQASMMEPLRRLGVGAEKAH comes from the coding sequence ATGATCCCCGGCCACATCTTCCGCGAGTACGACATTCGAGGACTGCACGCGACCGAGCTGACGGACGAGACGGCGGAAGCCGTGGGGCGGGCCTTCGCGACGATTCTGCGCCGCGAAGGCGGCGCACGCGCCGCCCTCGGCCGCGACGTGCGGCCGAGCAGCGTGCGGCTCGCCGCCGCGGCCGAGAGGGGCATGCTCGCCGCCGGGCTGCACGTCGAGCGCGTCGGCACGGTGCCGACGCCGGCGCTCTATTACGCCGTCGCCGCCCGCGGCCTTGACGGAGGCATGCAGATCACCGGCAGCCACAATCCGCCGGAGTTCAACGGCTTCAAGATGACGAAGCGGAAGCTGCCGCTCTACGGCGCCGAGATCCAGCAGATGCGGGAGAGGATCGCTTCGGGCGATCTCGACTTGGGGCAGGGAGGCTGGTCGGACCGGCCGATCCTCGACGAGTACCGCGCGATGCTGATCGAGCGCTGCCGCAGCCCGCGGGGGCTGCGCGTGGTCATGGATTGCGGCAACGGCTGCGCGGGCACCGTGGTGCCGCAGGTGTTCGAGCGCATGGGTCACACGGTGCACCCGCTGTTCGCCGAGCTGGACGGCACGTTTCCCAACCACCTGCCCGACCCGACGGTCCCGGCGCTGCTCGTGGACCTGCAGAAGAAGGTGGCGGAAACGGGCGCCGACTTCGGCATCGGATTCGACGGCGATGCCGATCGCATCGGAGCGGTCACCGGCTCGGGACGCATCGTCTGGGGCGACCAGCTGCTGGCGCTGTTCGCGCGCGACGTGCTCGCCCGCGTGCCCGGGGCCGAGATCATCTTCGACGTGAAGTGCTCGCAGGCGCTGGCGGAGGACATCGCCGCGCACGGCGGCCGGCCCGTGATGTGGAAGACCGGCCATTCGCTGATCAAGAAGCGGCTGCACGAGACCGGCGCCCCGATCGCGGGCGAGATGAGCGGGCACATGTTCTTCAACGAGGGCTTCTTCGGCTTCGACGACGCGCTGTTCGCGGCGGGGCGGCTGCTGCGCTACGTCGCCTCGACCGGCCGGAGCCTCGACGAGCTGGTCGCCAGCCTGCCGCAGTACTGCTCCACGCCCGAGACCCGGCTCGAGTGCCCCGAGGAGCGGAAGTTCCAGATCCCCGAGGAGATGAAGCGGGAGTTCGCCGGCCGCTACCGGGTGATCGACATTGACGGCGCGCGCGTCGAGTTCGGCGACGGCTGGGGCCTGGTGCGCGCGTCCAACACGCAGCCGGTCGTCGTCGTGCGCTTCGAGGCGCGGACTCCGGAACGCCTCGCCGAGATCCAGGCGTCCATGATGGAGCCGCTGCGCCGCCTCGGCGTCGGCGCCGAGAAGGCGCACTGA
- a CDS encoding DNA-3-methyladenine glycosylase, which translates to MTSRRASRPLPRAFYARDPVVVARALLGRVLECDLGRERVAGRIVEVEAYRGESDPASHAFRGETPRTRVMFGPAGHAYVYFTYGMHHCLNIVCGRTGTAAAVLVRALEPLEGLALARERRGIRETERLMRGPGCVAKALGLTREHSGLDLVHGPLRVTAAAPVRTGRRVVAGVRVGIRVGLDRRWRFWLEGHPCVSGPGRPRRGRRGRATPPLTPSRARP; encoded by the coding sequence CTGACGTCGCGGCGCGCGTCCCGGCCGCTGCCGCGCGCGTTCTACGCCCGCGATCCGGTGGTCGTGGCGCGCGCGCTGCTCGGCCGGGTGCTCGAGTGTGATCTCGGGCGCGAGCGCGTCGCCGGCCGGATCGTCGAGGTCGAGGCGTATCGCGGCGAAAGCGACCCGGCGAGCCACGCCTTTCGGGGCGAGACGCCGCGCACCCGGGTGATGTTCGGGCCCGCGGGCCACGCGTATGTCTACTTCACCTACGGAATGCACCACTGCCTGAACATCGTCTGCGGACGAACGGGCACGGCGGCCGCGGTCCTGGTGCGGGCGCTGGAACCGCTCGAAGGGCTGGCTCTGGCCCGGGAGCGGCGCGGAATCCGGGAAACCGAACGTCTCATGCGCGGCCCGGGCTGCGTCGCGAAGGCGCTCGGGCTGACGCGCGAGCACAGCGGTCTCGACCTGGTGCACGGCCCCCTGCGCGTGACCGCGGCCGCGCCCGTGCGCACGGGCAGGCGGGTGGTCGCGGGCGTGCGCGTCGGGATCCGGGTCGGGCTCGATCGTCGCTGGCGTTTCTGGCTCGAAGGCCATCCCTGTGTCTCTGGCCCGGGGCGTCCGCGTCGCGGGCGACGGGGTCGCGCGACTCCACCGTTGACACCCTCGCGCGCGCGTCCCTAG